CTGACCTGCCAGTCGCATCCGGTGACCGACCGCGTGCGCATCAGCTACGACGGGCGCTGAGCCTTTCGCCCTGGCTTGCATAGAATCAACGCATGCCCCGCGGTCCGTCATCTGCCCACTCGCTGCAACGCGACACCATTCTCAATATCTCGGCGGAGGCCTTTGCGGAACTGGGCTATCCGAGCGCCACGATGGCGCAACTGGCGCAACGCTGCGGCGTGTCGAAGAGCCTGCTCTATCACTATTACGCGTCGAAAGACGCCATTCTCTACGACCTGCTGCATGCCTACATGACGCGCCTGCAGTCGTTGGTGATCGAGGTCGCGTCACGCGATTTGCCGGCCCGCGAGGCGCTGGCCGAGACCATTCGCCGCTTTGTACGGGAATACGAGAGCTCGCGCTCGCGGCATATCGTGCTGCTCAACGACGTCAAGTACCTGCCACCGACCGAGCGCGAGACGGTGATCGCGCTGGAGCGCAGCGTGGTGCAGGCGTTTGCCGACCTGATCAGCAGCACCTACCAGATCGACGAAGGCCGGGCCAAGGTGCTCACCATGAGCGTGTTTGGCATAGTGAACTGGACATTTACCTGGCTCAAGCCGGGCGGGACGCTCACCTACTCGCAGTACGCGGAAGCGGTGGTAGGTATTCTCGAAGGCGGCCTCAATGGCGGCGCCGCCCGTATGCAGCACATTCCGCTCAAGAAACCGAAAACCGCATCTGGAAAACATCATGTCTGAACCTCTGGTCACCGTCGAAAAACTTGACAACCCGGCCCGCGTCGCGCTGATCCGCTTCAACCGCCCGAAGGTGCTGAATGCGCTGAACGATGCGCTGGCAGAAGAGCTGGCTGGCGTGCTCACTACGCTTGATGCCGACCCTTCAGTGCATGTAATGGTGGTCACCGGCAACGAGAAAGCCTTTGCCGCTGGCGCGGACATTGCCGCAATGGCGGAGTGGGACTACGCCAAGGTCTACAACGACAACTACATCACCCGCCACTGGGAGGCTGCAAAGAGCCTGCGCAAACCGCTGATCGCCGCGGTTTCGGGCTACGCGCTGGGTGGTGGTTGCGAGTTCGCCATGATGTGTGACTTCATCATTGCCGCTGACACCGCGAAGTTCGGCCAGCCGGAAATCACCATCGGCACCATTCCCGGCCTGGGTGGCACGCAACGCCTGCCACGCGCGGTGGGCAAGGCGAAAGCCATGGAGCTGTGTCTGACCGGCCGCTTCATGTCGGCGCAAGAAGCCGAGGCGGCGGGGCTGGTCGCACGGACTGTTCCGGCCGACAAATTGATGGAAGACGTGCTGGCCACTGCCGGCAAGATCGCCAGCATGTCGCTGCCGGCGGTGATGAAGGTGAAGGAATCGATCAACGCCGCTTATGAGACCACGCTGACGCAGGGGCTGCAGTTCGAGCGCCGCGAGTTTCATGGCACCTTTGCGCTGGCCGACCAGAAAGAGGGCATGCGTGCCTTCGTCGAGAAGCGCAAGCCGGATTTCAAGAACCGCTGATCGCGCCCGATGCAGAGAGTATTCGGTTTTGCCGGCTGGTCCGGAAGCGGCAAAACGACGCTTATCGAGCAGGTCATCGCCGAGCTGGCGCGGCAGGGTCAACGGGTGTCGCTGATCAAGCACGCCCACCACGGTTTCGATGTCGACCATCCCGGCAAGGACTCATTCCGCCATCGCGAGGCCGGGGCGACGGAAGTGCTCATCTCGTCCGCGACGCGATGGGCGCTCATGCACGAGTTGCGCGATGCGCCCGAGCTGTCGCTGGCGGAGGCACTGGGCAAATTCAGCGCCTGCGATCTGGTGCTGGTGGAGGGGTACAAGCGCGAAGCCATCCCAAAAATCGAGATCTGGCGGGCGGCCGTGGGCAAACCGCTGCTCTACCCGACTGACCCGCACATCGTCGGGCTGGCCACTGACGATCCGCTGCCGGACGCCGTCCGGGAACCTGCCTTGCGCCGCTTTGGTCTATCCAGCGTCAGCGGAATTGCCCAGTTCGCACTGGAACGGGCGATTTCGCTGTAGCACCGAATTGTTGCAATGCAGCGTTGGTTGTGTGCAACACGACCCATGCCAATGTCGTACTTTACAAACCGAAAGCCCGGTTTTCGTTGACTTCGCCAGAGTGAAGTTGGAATATTGTCATATGACCTGTCAAGCACGATTCAGCCCCAGTTTGCGAGCCTCCACGCTCGCTGGTGTGGTTGCGCTCGGCTGGCTGGTGTCTGCACCGACCGCTGTCGTGGCGCAGGATGGCGGCTACTTCTCGGGAGTGCGCTTTGGCCAGAGCGGAAAAGCGTGGAGCTTCACGGCCCCCGGACTCAAGCTGGGGCAGGCGCTGGAGTACTCGCGTGGCAGTGACGCCGGTAACACCGCTTTCAGCGGCTACCAGTTCGAAAACGGGCTGGCGCTCGGCGCCGCGTTGAACACGGACCGTAGCGAAGCGTTGATCCGCTCCAGTCTGGGTCTCAAGTTCGACGGCATGCGCTGGACCGAATCGCGCCCGAACGTCAATGTGGATGTGGTTTCTGCCTTCAACTGGCGCAATTCGCTGTCGGTGTTCGGCAAGCTGGGGGTTGGTCGTGGCGACAACCGCCTGACGCCGGAATGGGCGTCCGCCAGCGCCTCCGCGCTGGATCGCACCGCCATTTCCTATGGCGTAGGCGTGCGCTACGACATCACGTCCAGCCTGGGCCTCAAGCTTGAGCTGACCCGTGGCACCCGCTTCGGCATGGATCGCCTGCGCACCGATGTTGATGGCGACGCGGTGAACTTCGGCATTCGCTGGTCGTTCTAGCGCTTTCGCTTCTTTGCGGCTTGGCGACCATATCGTCGCTCCCTGGCCGCCGTTTCCACTGCCAGACGCCCGAATCCGTGTCCTGAGCGACTTGGCTTCGCCGCAGTCAGCTTTTTGGTGAAAACCACATCCGAAAAGGCCCAGGCGCAAGAAATCGCCATAGTCGATATTCGACGCTTTGATGTGCTAAGCCCAGTATCGATGACGCTTTCGTCGTAAAGCTGAAAGCGTCGCAAATTCACGCAGTGCGGCGATTTGTCGACTCGTGCAGCGTTCGTGGCTCGACCGGCAAGCAACTGTGAGCTGAATCCTAAAATCGGGGCATGACGATTCAACTGCTTTTCCTTGCCCGGTTGCGTGAACGCTTTGGCGTTGCCCGCGAGACCTTTGCATTGACCGACGCTACTGTCACCGTTGCCGACCTGCTGGCAGCCCTGCGGGCGCGCGGCGGCGAGTTCGCAGCGGAGCTGGCACCCGGGCGCGCATTTCGTGTGGCCGTCAACCAGGAAGTGGTGACCGCCGAGCATCCGATCCGCTCTGGCGACGAAGTGGCGATCTTTCCGCCGGTGACCGGGGGCTGACGTGGGCAGCGTTGTTCGGGTGCAGACAGGGGATTTTGACGTCGGTGCTGAAATCCGCGCGCTGCGTGAAGGCAATCCGGCGGTCGGCGCGGTGGCGAGCTTCATCGGCTGCGTGCGCGACATCAACGAGGGCGATGCGGTCGGCCTGATGTATCTGGAGCACTATCCCGGCATGACCGAGCGCGAGCTGGAAAAGATCGCCACCGAAGCCAAAACGCGCTGGGACATTTTTGATTCGCTGATCATCCATCGTGTGGGCGAGCTGCGCCCGCTTGACCAGATCGTGTTTGTCGCGGTGACCAGTGCGCATCGCGGCGAAGCGTTCGCGGCGTGCGAATTCATCATGGACTTCCTCAAGACCCGGGCGCCGTTCTGGAAGCGCGAGAGCACGCCACAGGGCGAGCGCTGGGTCGATGCGCGTAGCAGTGATGACGCAGCAGCCGAGCGCTGGCAGCAGTGAGCGAACCCGCTGCTCTCGACGCTGCGGCCATCGCCTGCATCGGCCTCGACTGGGGCAGCACGCATCTGCGCGCCTATGCGTTTGATGGCGCTGGCCTAGTGCTCGCGCAGCGGCACGGCCGCGACGGCGCGCTGACGCTCACCACTGCAGCGGCATTCGACGCCGCGCTGTCGCGACTGGTCGGTGACTGGGCAGCGGCGTCGCCTGCAGCTTCGTTGATTGCTTGCGGCATGGTTGGCGCTCGCAGCGGCTGGCGGGAGGCGGCGTATGTGCCCTGCGGCGCGGGTGTCTACGAACTGGCGACAGCGGCCGCGTTCGTCAATACCAGCGTCGGCCGTCCACTGGCGATCATCCCTGGCATGAGGAGCGACGAGCCCGACGTCATGCGCGGTGAAGAGACGCAACTGGCAGGCGCGGGCGTGCGCGATGGGGTTGTTGTGCTGCCAGGCACGCACAGCAAGTGGGTTCAGGTCACGGATGGCCGAGTGCAGAATTTCGCGACCTTTCTCACCGGCGAGATGAACGCGCTGTTGCGCGACCACAGCTCGATCGGCAAAGCGGCCAACGCTGCGCCGGAACTTGCGGACGCTGCCGCCATTGATCTTGGCGTCAACTATGCGCGGGGCGGCGCTGCTTCGTGGCTGCACGATCTGTTTGTGTTGCGTGCATCGGTCGTTACCGGTCAGAAAAGCAGCCCGGAAATCAGCACAGTGCTGGCTGGCTGGCTGCTGGGATGTGAATTCGCAGCGGCGACAGCGATGTATCCCGATGCTCGCCGGATCACGCTGATCGCCAGCGCCGCACTGCGGCCCTGGTATGAACGCATTGCCGCGGCGTTCGGCCTGCAGTGCGACGCAAAAGATGCCGATCAGGCCACTGCAGCCGGGCTTTGGCAGGTGGCGCAGTGGTTGCGCTGATTTGGTGCTGGCGGTGACGGCGACGTTGCGGCAATTTCACCGCCCATGAACTTGCGTCAAACATTGCAGAAATAGGTCAATTGCTGGGGCATTTGCTCCACGCACGAGACCTAGAATCGCCGCATGTCTCAACACAAGCTTGGCAAGTTGTTTGAACCGCAGTCGGTGGCGGTGGTCGGTGCCTCGGAGCGCGAGGGCAGCCTCGGTCGTGCTGTCTGGAAGCGACTGCGTGCGCACCCGTACGCAGGTCGTGCCTACGCGGTGAACCCCAAACACAAGGAGGTGTTCGGCGAACCCTGCTACGCGAAGATGACCGATCTGCCCGAGCGCGTTGATCTGGCGCTCATCGCGGCCCCAGCGTCGTCGTGTGCTGCCATTCTGCGCGAGTGTGGTGCCAGTGGCTGCAACCATGCGCTGATGCTGTCGCATGGCTTTGGCTCCGGCAGCAGCGATGCTGACCTCGCCGCGACGCAGAAGCTGGCCGACGTTGCGCGTGCAGCG
This is a stretch of genomic DNA from Casimicrobium huifangae. It encodes these proteins:
- a CDS encoding TetR/AcrR family transcriptional regulator, whose amino-acid sequence is MPRGPSSAHSLQRDTILNISAEAFAELGYPSATMAQLAQRCGVSKSLLYHYYASKDAILYDLLHAYMTRLQSLVIEVASRDLPAREALAETIRRFVREYESSRSRHIVLLNDVKYLPPTERETVIALERSVVQAFADLISSTYQIDEGRAKVLTMSVFGIVNWTFTWLKPGGTLTYSQYAEAVVGILEGGLNGGAARMQHIPLKKPKTASGKHHV
- a CDS encoding enoyl-CoA hydratase; the encoded protein is MSEPLVTVEKLDNPARVALIRFNRPKVLNALNDALAEELAGVLTTLDADPSVHVMVVTGNEKAFAAGADIAAMAEWDYAKVYNDNYITRHWEAAKSLRKPLIAAVSGYALGGGCEFAMMCDFIIAADTAKFGQPEITIGTIPGLGGTQRLPRAVGKAKAMELCLTGRFMSAQEAEAAGLVARTVPADKLMEDVLATAGKIASMSLPAVMKVKESINAAYETTLTQGLQFERREFHGTFALADQKEGMRAFVEKRKPDFKNR
- the mobB gene encoding molybdopterin-guanine dinucleotide biosynthesis protein B; amino-acid sequence: MQRVFGFAGWSGSGKTTLIEQVIAELARQGQRVSLIKHAHHGFDVDHPGKDSFRHREAGATEVLISSATRWALMHELRDAPELSLAEALGKFSACDLVLVEGYKREAIPKIEIWRAAVGKPLLYPTDPHIVGLATDDPLPDAVREPALRRFGLSSVSGIAQFALERAISL
- a CDS encoding outer membrane beta-barrel protein, giving the protein MTCQARFSPSLRASTLAGVVALGWLVSAPTAVVAQDGGYFSGVRFGQSGKAWSFTAPGLKLGQALEYSRGSDAGNTAFSGYQFENGLALGAALNTDRSEALIRSSLGLKFDGMRWTESRPNVNVDVVSAFNWRNSLSVFGKLGVGRGDNRLTPEWASASASALDRTAISYGVGVRYDITSSLGLKLELTRGTRFGMDRLRTDVDGDAVNFGIRWSF
- the moaD gene encoding molybdopterin converting factor subunit 1 translates to MTIQLLFLARLRERFGVARETFALTDATVTVADLLAALRARGGEFAAELAPGRAFRVAVNQEVVTAEHPIRSGDEVAIFPPVTGG
- the moaE gene encoding molybdopterin synthase catalytic subunit MoaE is translated as MGSVVRVQTGDFDVGAEIRALREGNPAVGAVASFIGCVRDINEGDAVGLMYLEHYPGMTERELEKIATEAKTRWDIFDSLIIHRVGELRPLDQIVFVAVTSAHRGEAFAACEFIMDFLKTRAPFWKRESTPQGERWVDARSSDDAAAERWQQ
- a CDS encoding 2-dehydro-3-deoxygalactonokinase, yielding MSEPAALDAAAIACIGLDWGSTHLRAYAFDGAGLVLAQRHGRDGALTLTTAAAFDAALSRLVGDWAAASPAASLIACGMVGARSGWREAAYVPCGAGVYELATAAAFVNTSVGRPLAIIPGMRSDEPDVMRGEETQLAGAGVRDGVVVLPGTHSKWVQVTDGRVQNFATFLTGEMNALLRDHSSIGKAANAAPELADAAAIDLGVNYARGGAASWLHDLFVLRASVVTGQKSSPEISTVLAGWLLGCEFAAATAMYPDARRITLIASAALRPWYERIAAAFGLQCDAKDADQATAAGLWQVAQWLR